TTATCATTTTACACTTAGGAGGATCTATTTAAATGAAGATAAACTTCTTAACACAAATTTTAATTGCATTCATTCTAGCCGTTATTTTAGGCGCCATTGTTGGACCAGCAATCGACATCGTATCACCATTAGGGGAGGCATTTTTACGCCTCATTCGCTTTATTATCGTCCCACTCATTCTCACAACACTCATCACGGGGGTTGCTTCCAGCGGAAATTTAAAGAAAATTGGTCGATTAGGTGGTAAAACTGTTGCTTATTACTTAGCGACATCAGCCATTGCCATTACTTTAGGCCTTGGCATTGGCTACCTCTTTCAACCTGGTGAAGGCGTTCAAGTTCCAGAAGACATTGATATGACTGCTGCTGAAGTAGAACAGCCTGACAGCGTTGTAGACACGTTTTTGAACATTATCCCAACAAACCCTTTTCAAAGTTTAGTCGAAGGTAATATTTTACAGATTATATTCTTTGCTCTTTTCGTAGGGATTGCCATTACAGCTGTTGGAGAAAAAGCACAGCCTGTCCTTCGCTTCTTTGAAGGCTTCTCCGAAATCATGTTTAAAATCACAGGATACGTGATTTTACTTGCACCCATCGGCGTCTTTGGATTGATCGCGCCAATTGTAGGTGAATATGGCCTTAGCATCATTTTACCTTTACTAAAAGTCATTGCCGCTGTCGCTGTAGCGTGTCTCATTCATGTGGCTGTTACGTACTCACTCGCTGTTAAAGCATTAGGAAAAATGAGTCCGATCACATTTTTTAAAGGGATCGCACCTGCCTCTATTTTTGCCTTTAGCTCCGCTAGTAGCGCAGGCACCTTGCCAATCACGATTAAGAATGTGACAGAAAATCTAGGTGTTTCAAAAGGCACGAGCAGTTTTGTATTACCATTAGGTGCCACCATTAATATGGATGGAACGGCTATTTATCAAGGGGTTGCTGTTCTGTTCATCGCTCAATTCTACGGCATCGAACTAACAGTCATGCAGCTGTTATCCGTTGTATTAATCGCTACACTTGCTTCTATTGGAACCGCTGGTGTGCCAGGAGCCGGTTTAATCATGCTCACATTAGTCCTTACTAACATTAACTTGCCTTTAGAAGGAATTGCTCTGGTGGCGGGGATAGATCGTATTCTTGACATGTTCCGGACATCGGTCAATGTCATGGGTGATGCCTCTGCGGCAGTGATCATTGATCGTAACGAACCGCTTGATGAAGAGACATCCCTTCATTCTTCTTAAAACGAACTGTCCTCATAAAAATACCGCCACCTCATCTGGTGGACGGTATTTTTTATTGCTATACTGTTAATACTGCCTCTTGTTCTTTAACGAGCGGGATGACTTCCTCACCAAACCTTCGTAAGTCTTCTTCATAATGGAAATGTCCTGTTAACACAAGATCGATCCCAATTTCTTTCAATGCGATTATCCGTTCTGCTACCTGCTCTCCTGTGCCAATTAATCCCGTTTTGAATCCATCATTGTACTGAACCAGATCTTTAAATGATGAATTAGCCCACATGCCAGACTTTTCTTTCGTTGATTGTCCCGCTTCTGCGACCGCTTGTTTAAATCCTTCTACAGCCTCTGTATCAGCGTGGGACACGATATCCCTTAATTGCTGAACCGCTTCTTCTTCAGTATCTCTTACAATTGCAAAACCGTTAGCTGCAAACTTAATCTCATTTTCACGTCCTTCTGCTTTAGCTAAAGCTTTCACGTCTTCGATCTGTTCTTTGAACCCTTCAAGTGTATTACCATTCATGAAGTACCAATCAGAATATTTGGCAGCCATACGACGAGCCGCTTTAGAGTTTCCTCCTTGGAAGATTGGCGGGCGACCATTAACCGGCTTTGGCAATAATGGTGCTTCATTGATTCGATAAAAATCGCCTTTAAATGTGGTGGCCTCTTGTGTCCACATCGATTTCAATACTTGAATGAATTCTTCTGAACGCCGATACCGCTCATCATGCTCCAGCCACGGTTCGCCATAACCAATAAATTCCTGCTTAAACCATCCACTTACAACATTTAATGCAGCACGGCCTTGACTTATATTATCGAGCGTCGCTATCATTTTAGCGTAAACACCTGGATGCCAAAGCCCTGGATGTACCGCTGAGATCAAATTAATTTTCTCTGTGACACTCGCTAAGGCAGAAGCTAATGTAATGGCTTCTAGCTGATTCTCAGCGCCATAGCTTGCAAAGAAACGTGTCTGTAATAGGGCGTAATCGTAGCCTACTTCTTCTGCTATTTGGACGTATCTTTTATTTGACTCAAAGTCCCACCCCGTTCTCTGTGGTAACTTTGATACTACAAGGCCGCCACTTACATTTGGTACCCAATACGCAAATTTCAAATTTGTCATACGAATGTCCTCCTTATTTTTCACGGCTGAACTGCCTATGATATGATAATTAGCTGGCACGTCCTATCTGTTTGTACAGTTAGTCTAGTTTTGAGGAAAAAGTGTTGCCGCACCTTTTCCTCACTATTGTGTTTTTAAGCAAGTTGTTACGAACCATAATGGAAATGATCGCCACAACATGCATGACGAATGAAACGACATCAAATTCATTTGACTAATAAGTTATGCACATCGTCTATCTCACTCCAAAAACGCTAATAAAAAACCTCCTTTCTCACTAGATGAGAAAAGAGGTTGATAACAGGATAATAGCCTTCAACACATTTCTCATCTTCGGAATGTCAGACATTCCTCTGAAATTGGCACCGTGTACACATGTACTGGTTGCCGAGGCCTCATAGGGTCAGTCCCTCCGCCTCTCTTGATAAGAGTGAATTATTCAGTTTAACAAGTTATTAATGAGTGTAACATAAATCTACAATAACACAACAGAAAAAATCTCATTAATGCAAAAATTCAGAATAAAATTTAGCTAATGAGAAGAGACAGATATGTAAAGTAACCATTTCTATGCAAAGAGGAAGACGCCTTTTAATGTAAGACGTCTTCTCTGTAACATTTATTAACGATTTGTATTCCCGCTATTCGTGTTACCGCTTCCTCCTTCAATACTCACAGGCGTGCCTGTCGTATCTGTTATATTGTTAATGACGGCATTATTTGAAGAGTTCGTTAAGCGAATGCCAATATTATTAAATCCTCTGTGTGTCTCCATACGGTTATATCTGATAGAGTTACCATTAGCGCCAGACAATCGAATAACTGATTCTGGATTCAATGATGGATTGTTTTGAATAAATACATTGCCTCCAAAGATATTGTTGTTTGATTCTATGAGAGCCCCATGAATACGAGAGTTAATAATCGTATTGTCATAAATATCATTATAAGTGGCACCTGTTGTTAAAAATAGCCCTCTTGGATAATTTTCTACCACATTGTTATGAACAACATTATTGGTACCACCGTTAGGTATCCGAATACCACCGTAAGAATCACTTTGTTGTTGCGCATTAATAATGTTATTATATGTGACCGTTGTGTTAGTTGCCCGGGATAAATTAATACCGCTCCCACCAGTGGAATTTGTAATTCTGTTATTCGTAATTAAAACATTTCTAAAATCCCCTATTGCATGTGCCTCACTGCCTGTGGCAATACCATGCCCACTCGTCCGATCAATAAGGCTGTCTGAAATAACAGAATCTCTTAACCTTCTAACAAGCAAACCAATAGTGGCATCCCTTACTTCTATGTGTTCCAACGTTAAATTGGATACGAGCGCATCAATGTTCATCCCACCTACTTGTCCAAGACCTTGAGACGCACGGTTTGTCCGATCTGCATCAAAGGTGATGTGAGAGACTGTCACATTAAGATTAGTCGTCCCCCCACGAAAAATAGGGTTACCTACAACATAATTATTTTGGCTGCCTACTTTTTTAATGATTGTTCGTCCTACACCATCTCCCACAAGATTAACCCCTTGATGAAAGCGTAAGGCGCTATCCACTG
The DNA window shown above is from Salipaludibacillus agaradhaerens and carries:
- a CDS encoding dicarboxylate/amino acid:cation symporter, with translation MKINFLTQILIAFILAVILGAIVGPAIDIVSPLGEAFLRLIRFIIVPLILTTLITGVASSGNLKKIGRLGGKTVAYYLATSAIAITLGLGIGYLFQPGEGVQVPEDIDMTAAEVEQPDSVVDTFLNIIPTNPFQSLVEGNILQIIFFALFVGIAITAVGEKAQPVLRFFEGFSEIMFKITGYVILLAPIGVFGLIAPIVGEYGLSIILPLLKVIAAVAVACLIHVAVTYSLAVKALGKMSPITFFKGIAPASIFAFSSASSAGTLPITIKNVTENLGVSKGTSSFVLPLGATINMDGTAIYQGVAVLFIAQFYGIELTVMQLLSVVLIATLASIGTAGVPGAGLIMLTLVLTNINLPLEGIALVAGIDRILDMFRTSVNVMGDASAAVIIDRNEPLDEETSLHSS
- the sfnG gene encoding dimethylsulfone monooxygenase SfnG; the encoded protein is MTNLKFAYWVPNVSGGLVVSKLPQRTGWDFESNKRYVQIAEEVGYDYALLQTRFFASYGAENQLEAITLASALASVTEKINLISAVHPGLWHPGVYAKMIATLDNISQGRAALNVVSGWFKQEFIGYGEPWLEHDERYRRSEEFIQVLKSMWTQEATTFKGDFYRINEAPLLPKPVNGRPPIFQGGNSKAARRMAAKYSDWYFMNGNTLEGFKEQIEDVKALAKAEGRENEIKFAANGFAIVRDTEEEAVQQLRDIVSHADTEAVEGFKQAVAEAGQSTKEKSGMWANSSFKDLVQYNDGFKTGLIGTGEQVAERIIALKEIGIDLVLTGHFHYEEDLRRFGEEVIPLVKEQEAVLTV
- a CDS encoding glycosyl hydrolase family 28-related protein; translated protein: MKHTMFKHDHLMEVGTLLKGQKVNHLVVTLLLVILLIPVSSMGVAKEVHANEVVNARDFGARPGVQQSQTDAIHAAMRYFYDRGVEGTVYLPAGTYSVDSALRFHQGVNLVGDGVGRTIIKKVGSQNNYVVGNPIFRGGTTNLNVTVSHITFDADRTNRASQGLGQVGGMNIDALVSNLTLEHIEVRDATIGLLVRRLRDSVISDSLIDRTSGHGIATGSEAHAIGDFRNVLITNNRITNSTGGSGINLSRATNTTVTYNNIINAQQQSDSYGGIRIPNGGTNNVVHNNVVENYPRGLFLTTGATYNDIYDNTIINSRIHGALIESNNNIFGGNVFIQNNPSLNPESVIRLSGANGNSIRYNRMETHRGFNNIGIRLTNSSNNAVINNITDTTGTPVSIEGGSGNTNSGNTNR